In Methanobrevibacter oralis, a single window of DNA contains:
- a CDS encoding PRC-barrel domain-containing protein: MVEVSKLRSLDIYTNTGHYVGKVEDIVLNIRLGTISKLQVRAIEQERRPVGIIDQFRETIRGAPEEAHVRSYQSDLLTVDFDKVQAIGDIMLINPRDMKKISPENPIPEAVAPNVEGEAQQKIDNKPQFDIDKF, translated from the coding sequence ATGGTTGAAGTATCAAAATTACGTAGTTTAGACATATACACAAATACTGGGCACTATGTTGGAAAAGTTGAAGACATTGTTCTTAATATTAGATTAGGTACTATTTCTAAATTGCAAGTAAGAGCTATTGAGCAAGAAAGAAGACCTGTTGGAATTATTGATCAATTTAGAGAAACTATTAGGGGAGCTCCAGAGGAAGCACATGTAAGATCTTATCAAAGCGATTTATTAACTGTTGATTTTGATAAGGTACAAGCTATTGGGGATATTATGTTAATTAATCCTCGTGATATGAAAAAAATATCTCCAGAAAACCCTATTCCTGAAGCTGTTGCTCCTAATGTTGAGGGTGAAGCTCAACAAAAAATTGATAATAAACCTCAATTTGATATAGATAAATTCTGA
- a CDS encoding class III signal peptide-containing protein, which translates to MESNAQASAEFILLFGGIIVVVLLVIYYYKIYLRDLSGELSSKEIKEFDYELKSFSNYFK; encoded by the coding sequence ATGGAGTCTAATGCACAAGCATCAGCAGAATTTATTTTGTTGTTTGGAGGAATAATTGTCGTTGTTTTATTAGTTATATATTATTATAAAATATATTTAAGGGATTTATCTGGTGAATTGTCCTCTAAGGAAATTAAAGAATTTGACTATGAATTAAAAAGTTTTTCAAATTATTTTAAATGA
- a CDS encoding lactaldehyde dehydrogenase gives MDMLIGGKHITCDDLEEVKNPFNDEVIDTVPIAHLQHAKMAIKAANNAKKDLVEMSAFKVSNKLYTICEKLKEKREEFAELLTLEVGKPINESLVELNRSIETLKLAAEEAKRIYGESVPLDAGLNGKGFFAFTQRIPLGVVAAITPFNYPLNLTIHKIAPAIACKNTVIIKPPTDAPLTVMKFAEIVNEEFPDGIINTVTGYGSEVGDALVSSADIDKISFTGSITTGLMIAQRAGMKKVTLELGGNDPLIILKDANIDLAVKGVINGAYLNAGQVCMGVKRIIVEREIASEFTKRLVKETQKLKMGNPLDSKTTLGTLISEDAARHVEEAVNNAVNGGAKILTGGNRNGAFYEATVIDDVTPKMDLVVNETFGPVAPIIKVDSLEEAISVANDTEYGLQAGVFTESYRNAMKCADEIEAGTVFINKQSTFRTDNMPFGGFKSSGVGKEGIKYAVNEMTKTKLIALNLR, from the coding sequence ATGGACATGTTAATAGGTGGAAAACACATAACTTGTGATGATTTAGAAGAAGTTAAAAACCCATTTAATGATGAAGTTATAGATACTGTACCAATAGCTCACTTGCAGCATGCTAAAATGGCTATCAAAGCCGCCAATAATGCTAAAAAAGATTTAGTTGAAATGTCTGCTTTTAAAGTTTCAAATAAATTATATACAATTTGTGAAAAATTAAAAGAAAAACGTGAAGAATTTGCAGAACTTTTAACTTTAGAAGTTGGTAAACCAATAAATGAATCATTAGTTGAACTTAACAGATCAATTGAAACATTAAAACTTGCTGCTGAAGAAGCTAAAAGAATCTATGGTGAATCAGTTCCACTAGATGCAGGACTAAATGGTAAAGGCTTTTTTGCATTTACTCAAAGAATTCCATTAGGTGTTGTTGCAGCAATTACTCCTTTTAATTATCCACTAAATTTAACAATTCACAAAATAGCTCCAGCTATTGCTTGTAAAAATACTGTAATTATCAAGCCACCTACTGATGCGCCGTTAACTGTTATGAAATTCGCTGAAATTGTAAATGAAGAATTTCCTGATGGAATAATTAATACTGTAACTGGATATGGTTCAGAAGTTGGGGATGCACTTGTATCATCAGCAGATATTGATAAAATATCATTTACAGGTAGTATTACAACTGGTTTAATGATAGCACAAAGAGCAGGAATGAAAAAAGTTACATTAGAACTAGGGGGAAATGACCCATTAATCATACTTAAGGATGCGAACATTGATTTAGCAGTTAAAGGAGTTATAAATGGAGCTTATTTAAATGCAGGTCAAGTATGTATGGGTGTTAAAAGAATTATTGTTGAAAGGGAGATAGCTAGTGAATTTACAAAAAGACTAGTTAAAGAAACACAAAAACTTAAAATGGGAAATCCATTGGACTCTAAAACCACACTTGGAACATTAATCAGTGAAGATGCTGCTCGTCATGTCGAAGAAGCAGTAAATAATGCAGTTAATGGTGGTGCTAAAATATTAACTGGTGGCAATCGTAATGGAGCATTTTATGAAGCTACTGTAATTGATGATGTTACACCTAAAATGGATTTAGTTGTTAATGAAACATTTGGGCCAGTAGCTCCAATAATTAAGGTAGATTCTCTTGAAGAAGCTATTAGTGTAGCTAATGATACTGAATATGGTCTTCAAGCAGGTGTTTTTACGGAAAGCTATAGAAATGCAATGAAATGTGCTGATGAAATTGAAGCAGGAACAGTATTTATAAATAAACAATCTACTTTTAGAACTGATAACATGCCATTTGGAGGTTTTAAAAGTAGTGGGGTTGGAAAAGAGGGAATTAAATATGCTGTTAATGAAATGACTAAAACAAAATTAATTGCTTTAAATTTAAGATAA
- a CDS encoding TfuA-related McrA-glycine thioamidation protein produces MLKIIIYAGLSISFDEARQILDSNDYIEVIYKRPIKRGDLGLALKENPKIIGIIDGEFHQNSSVGHKEILNALNKNITIVGSSSMGALRASEMDSLGMIGVGYVYEQYTTGKVTSDDDVAVMLDSNTLETLSEPLINMNYVFTNAVSKKIISKHQKDELMKIAKNTFYPRRNYSQILKESNLNESEKNKLIDFIHDSKDIKKEDGKELLRYILKLIKDYNEVK; encoded by the coding sequence ATGCTAAAAATTATAATTTATGCAGGCTTATCTATTTCTTTTGATGAAGCTCGTCAAATACTAGACAGCAATGACTATATTGAAGTAATTTATAAAAGACCCATAAAAAGAGGTGATTTAGGTCTTGCTTTAAAAGAAAATCCTAAAATTATTGGAATAATTGATGGAGAATTTCATCAAAATTCCTCTGTAGGTCATAAAGAAATCCTCAATGCATTAAATAAAAATATAACAATAGTTGGTTCTTCAAGTATGGGTGCTTTAAGAGCATCAGAAATGGATAGTTTAGGAATGATTGGTGTCGGTTATGTATATGAACAATATACAACAGGAAAAGTCACTTCTGATGATGATGTTGCGGTAATGCTTGATAGTAATACATTAGAAACATTATCTGAACCTTTAATTAATATGAATTACGTTTTTACAAATGCTGTTAGCAAAAAGATTATCAGCAAACATCAAAAAGATGAACTGATGAAAATAGCTAAAAACACTTTTTATCCAAGAAGGAACTATTCACAAATATTAAAAGAATCTAATCTAAATGAAAGTGAAAAAAATAAACTTATTGACTTTATCCATGATTCTAAGGATATTAAAAAAGAAGATGGAAAAGAATTACTTAGATATATTTTGAAATTAATAAAAGATTACAATGAAGTTAAATGA
- a CDS encoding M24 family metallopeptidase, with amino-acid sequence MDYNKLHINNILKDMEEDKFQAYILTQFTNVEYISNYKPTSFAFCLIKEEPIIYVSKMDMEIARLNSSIEVKEFESFSKMVDELKSEGIKSLAIEPSLEFNIYEKFMNDFSINSKTYVDKQRSIKTPEEIDNIEKATNIAQKAFLELDILNRKDKETQIAFDLVRMMIENGASKESFDTIVTSGTNSSLPHAVPEAKKLENPILIDWGAKYNGYCSDNTRTMVYKESHQEIWDIVAEAHDEAIKAIKPGLKCCEIDKVARDIISEYGYGDNFIHSTGHSLGLDIHESPTFSFRDETIVEEGMVITVEPGIYLEGDFGVRLEDTIAISKKAKIIGDLPLKI; translated from the coding sequence ATGGATTATAATAAATTACATATCAACAATATTTTAAAAGATATGGAAGAAGATAAATTTCAAGCTTACATTCTTACACAATTTACAAATGTGGAATATATTTCTAATTACAAACCAACTAGTTTTGCTTTTTGTCTAATTAAAGAAGAACCGATTATTTATGTTTCAAAAATGGATATGGAAATAGCTAGACTAAATTCATCAATTGAAGTTAAAGAATTCGAGTCATTCTCAAAAATGGTAGATGAACTTAAAAGCGAAGGAATTAAGAGTTTAGCTATTGAACCTAGCTTAGAATTTAATATTTATGAAAAATTTATGAATGATTTTTCTATTAATTCTAAAACTTATGTTGACAAACAACGATCTATTAAAACTCCTGAAGAAATAGATAATATAGAAAAAGCAACTAATATTGCACAAAAGGCATTTTTAGAATTAGATATTTTAAATAGAAAAGATAAGGAAACTCAAATAGCTTTTGACTTAGTTAGAATGATGATTGAAAATGGAGCATCAAAAGAGTCATTTGACACTATTGTAACAAGTGGAACTAATTCAAGTTTGCCACATGCTGTTCCTGAAGCTAAAAAGCTTGAAAATCCAATTTTAATTGACTGGGGAGCAAAATATAATGGTTATTGTTCTGATAATACCCGTACAATGGTCTATAAGGAATCTCATCAGGAAATTTGGGATATTGTGGCAGAAGCTCATGATGAGGCAATTAAAGCTATAAAACCGGGTCTTAAATGTTGTGAAATTGATAAAGTAGCTAGAGATATTATTTCTGAATATGGATATGGGGATAACTTTATTCACTCAACTGGCCATAGTTTAGGTTTAGATATTCATGAATCTCCAACATTCTCATTTCGTGATGAGACTATAGTTGAAGAGGGCATGGTTATTACTGTCGAACCGGGTATTTATTTGGAAGGTGATTTTGGAGTAAGACTTGAAGATACAATTGCTATTTCTAAAAAAGCTAAAATTATAGGAGATTTACCATTAAAAATTTGA
- a CDS encoding type II secretion system F family protein yields the protein MKLKIIDDMALFLDNNLSENQLSKVQDFILSGAIFIGASKFLSMLIILIITLELVFATISILLNLPMSVLILPLFILPGIFTYVLIMQERRASEIEKVAPDFLRQLSTMLKVGLSFENAMEDMSKYGQGPLYDEVKRTIIEIRMGRNFDDAWIAMSKRLKSRDLERIFLIILDGRKSGSSMANVINNVSDDLRDLLALKRERKATVMMSVMFLFISAVIATPFALAMVSIYSGFMQNFGESSQLILVTPIVGQIYLIIHSILVSFIISIIMYGKAKKGVKFTIPILFIAYIIFYAVSNFGGSFLM from the coding sequence ATGAAATTAAAAATAATTGATGATATGGCTTTGTTTTTAGATAATAATCTCTCAGAGAATCAATTATCTAAAGTGCAGGATTTTATACTAAGTGGTGCAATTTTTATAGGTGCATCTAAATTTTTATCCATGCTTATAATTTTAATAATAACTCTAGAATTAGTGTTTGCAACAATTTCAATATTGTTGAATCTGCCGATGTCAGTTTTAATTCTACCTTTATTTATTCTTCCAGGAATTTTCACATATGTATTGATCATGCAAGAAAGACGAGCATCTGAAATTGAGAAAGTAGCTCCTGACTTTTTACGCCAACTTTCAACAATGCTTAAGGTAGGTCTTAGTTTTGAAAATGCTATGGAAGACATGTCTAAATACGGTCAAGGACCACTCTATGATGAAGTTAAAAGGACTATAATCGAAATTAGGATGGGTAGGAACTTTGATGATGCATGGATAGCTATGTCTAAGCGTTTAAAATCAAGGGATCTTGAAAGAATTTTTTTAATAATTCTTGATGGTCGTAAAAGTGGTTCGAGCATGGCAAATGTGATAAATAATGTATCTGATGATTTACGAGATTTGCTTGCTTTAAAACGTGAGAGAAAAGCTACTGTTATGATGTCGGTAATGTTTTTATTTATATCTGCTGTTATTGCAACACCTTTTGCATTAGCTATGGTTAGTATTTATTCTGGTTTTATGCAAAACTTTGGAGAATCATCACAATTAATTCTTGTAACTCCAATTGTTGGTCAAATTTATTTAATAATCCATTCGATTTTGGTAAGCTTTATAATTAGTATTATTATGTATGGTAAGGCAAAAAAGGGTGTTAAGTTTACTATTCCAATCCTTTTTATAGCATATATTATTTTTTATGCAGTTTCAAATTTTGGAGGTTCTTTTTTAATGTAG
- a CDS encoding TMEM175 family protein, which produces MDSGRFETFADAIIAIIITVLVLKFTQPNEATFSALWEFKDQYISYLMSFLIVFNMWRSNHNLFYRVKQIDNITVILNGIILFLMSIIPYFTIWLANNLYSVAAETCMGIIFLLTHIFYTLSIKALIKNDPYNKELQKTVQSSKYIHIPLIFILIGFILTYTIFSLGIVVCNFLAIFAWIWIGRNDNTPMKTERFEGFVDAILAILITIIILGILLPLNGTWTSLGARYLDFITYAISFVVIFNYWNYHHNFFSIVNNINQKVIWLEAFSLFVISFLPFITIFVSNNFNTFIAQFLYGLDFIIISLINMFSVRALISSDPANIALRVLIGNYKGQILPSITLIFGIIIGYLFYPPAIIISCIISMIITWIYHLK; this is translated from the coding sequence ATGGATAGTGGAAGATTTGAAACATTTGCAGATGCAATAATTGCAATTATCATCACGGTTTTAGTATTAAAGTTCACACAACCAAATGAAGCAACATTTAGCGCATTATGGGAATTTAAAGACCAATATATTTCCTATTTAATGAGTTTTTTAATTGTATTTAATATGTGGCGTAGTAATCATAACTTGTTCTATCGAGTAAAACAAATTGACAATATAACCGTTATTTTAAATGGAATTATCCTTTTTTTAATGTCAATAATCCCTTATTTTACAATATGGTTAGCTAATAATTTATATTCAGTAGCTGCCGAAACATGTATGGGGATAATATTTTTATTAACCCATATTTTTTACACATTATCTATAAAAGCACTGATTAAAAACGATCCTTACAATAAAGAACTACAAAAAACAGTTCAAAGTTCAAAATATATTCATATCCCCCTAATATTTATTTTAATTGGATTTATATTAACATATACAATATTTTCACTAGGAATAGTTGTATGTAACTTTTTAGCTATTTTCGCATGGATATGGATTGGAAGAAACGATAATACTCCAATGAAAACTGAAAGGTTTGAAGGATTCGTAGATGCAATATTGGCTATTTTAATTACAATTATTATATTAGGAATTCTTTTACCCCTTAATGGGACTTGGACATCCCTTGGAGCTCGATATCTTGATTTTATTACTTATGCAATTAGTTTTGTAGTTATATTTAATTATTGGAACTACCACCATAATTTTTTTAGTATTGTTAATAATATTAATCAAAAAGTAATTTGGTTAGAAGCATTTTCATTGTTTGTAATATCATTTCTACCATTCATTACAATATTTGTTTCAAATAATTTCAACACATTCATTGCACAATTCTTGTATGGACTTGACTTCATCATTATTTCATTAATAAATATGTTTTCTGTAAGAGCATTAATATCATCTGATCCTGCAAATATAGCTCTTAGAGTACTTATAGGAAATTATAAAGGCCAAATTTTACCATCAATTACACTCATATTTGGAATTATAATCGGATATCTATTCTACCCCCCAGCAATAATTATTTCATGTATAATATCTATGATAATAACATGGATATATCATTTAAAATAA
- a CDS encoding YcaO-related McrA-glycine thioamidation protein → MTEEIKYFKGTHRAIHPSETIKINENKTKIAGITRITEITHLDRIGLPVFSAIRPTSQEGSISVYNGKGITIENAKASAIMESFERYSAEKQDADKVIIANLNQIAAKGDFIHPKDLNLPRDFNQENINLMNFEWNIAHDIISNKDYYIPSNAVYHPYNHDNMVQSLFKSNTNGLASGNILKEAILHGMFEVIERDAWSIFEITHKNYSQIDIDSIESDIINESLSKFEDEGIKIKLLNLTADVNIPTIAASSDDTVLKDPGLLTLGIGTHLNPEVAVLRALTEVAQSRATQIHGAREDTLRADFARKAGYERMKKINKYYFKEEEEKIKLSSIPDRSTNSLTEDINIVKKELIKNNIDKVLYVDLTRPELDVNVVRVIIPKMELNAIDPTRVGDRVLIFD, encoded by the coding sequence ATGACAGAAGAAATCAAATACTTTAAAGGAACTCACAGAGCAATACATCCTAGTGAAACAATTAAAATCAATGAAAACAAAACAAAAATAGCTGGAATAACACGTATAACTGAAATTACTCATTTAGATAGGATTGGACTACCTGTTTTCTCAGCAATTAGACCAACATCACAAGAAGGATCAATAAGTGTTTACAACGGTAAAGGAATTACCATTGAAAATGCTAAAGCTTCAGCTATAATGGAAAGTTTTGAGAGATATTCTGCTGAAAAACAAGATGCCGATAAAGTAATAATAGCTAATCTCAATCAAATCGCTGCAAAAGGAGATTTTATACACCCAAAAGATTTAAATTTGCCAAGAGATTTTAACCAAGAGAATATTAATTTAATGAATTTTGAATGGAACATTGCTCATGACATAATTTCCAATAAAGATTATTATATACCTTCAAATGCAGTTTATCATCCTTATAACCATGACAATATGGTTCAAAGCTTATTTAAATCAAACACCAATGGATTAGCTTCAGGAAATATTTTAAAAGAAGCAATTTTACATGGGATGTTTGAAGTTATTGAAAGAGATGCATGGAGCATTTTTGAAATAACACATAAAAACTACTCACAAATTGATATAGATAGTATTGAAAGCGATATTATTAATGAAAGTTTAAGTAAGTTTGAAGATGAAGGAATTAAAATCAAATTGCTTAATCTAACTGCCGATGTTAATATTCCAACAATAGCAGCCTCTAGTGACGATACTGTTTTAAAAGATCCTGGTCTTTTAACCTTAGGAATTGGAACTCATTTAAATCCAGAAGTGGCAGTACTGCGTGCACTTACTGAAGTAGCACAAAGTAGAGCAACACAAATTCATGGTGCTCGTGAAGATACTCTAAGAGCTGATTTTGCACGAAAAGCAGGTTATGAGCGTATGAAAAAGATTAACAAATATTACTTTAAAGAGGAAGAAGAAAAAATCAAACTTTCTTCAATCCCAGATAGAAGTACAAATTCCTTAACCGAGGATATTAATATAGTTAAAAAAGAATTAATTAAAAACAATATTGATAAAGTATTATATGTTGATTTAACTCGTCCTGAACTTGATGTGAATGTTGTTCGAGTAATAATTCCCAAAATGGAATTAAATGCAATTGATCCTACAAGAGTGGGAGATAGGGTTTTAATATTTGATTAA
- a CDS encoding flavodoxin, with the protein MTNKLVAYFSASGTTKNIAEKMAKVAGADIYEIEAEEKYTDADLDWTNPESRTSIEMNKNRDFRPPIAGNVVDISQYDTLIIGFPIWWYVAPTIINTFLEQYDLNGKKIVLFATSGSSDMGNTIKELKPSASGAEFVAEKRFASSTSQNEIFEWFESLNI; encoded by the coding sequence ATGACAAATAAATTAGTAGCTTACTTTTCAGCAAGTGGTACAACAAAAAATATAGCAGAAAAAATGGCTAAAGTAGCCGGTGCTGATATTTATGAAATTGAAGCAGAAGAAAAATACACTGATGCGGATTTAGATTGGACCAATCCAGAAAGTAGAACTTCAATAGAAATGAATAAAAATAGAGATTTTAGACCTCCAATTGCTGGTAATGTAGTAGATATTTCTCAATATGATACATTGATTATTGGCTTTCCAATTTGGTGGTATGTAGCTCCAACAATTATAAATACTTTCTTAGAACAATATGATTTAAACGGTAAAAAAATTGTTTTATTTGCAACATCTGGGTCAAGTGACATGGGAAATACAATAAAAGAATTAAAACCTTCAGCTTCAGGAGCAGAATTTGTTGCAGAGAAAAGATTTGCTTCAAGCACATCTCAAAATGAAATTTTTGAATGGTTTGAATCATTAAATATTTAA
- a CDS encoding aspartate dehydrogenase, translating to MRIGIIGCGAIANIIISNITSEDSGIDVVYFFDSDIERAENLAELANGIAVLDFKDMLNDVDLVLECASPDSVKTYAPTILEHGCDMIIMSIGAFMDKEFYMKALKIAKDNNARIHLPSGAVVGLDGIKAVANFNLEEVNLVTRKSPKSLGKDINTEEVLFEGKASDAVKKFPFNINVAATISLACNQDINVKIIVDPKVDRNVHEITVRGDFGEFKTTTMNYPCSTNPKTSMLAALSAIKLLKSFNETISVGM from the coding sequence ATGAGAATAGGTATTATTGGCTGTGGAGCTATTGCTAATATTATTATAAGTAATATAACTTCTGAAGATAGTGGTATTGATGTTGTATATTTCTTTGATAGTGATATTGAGCGAGCAGAGAACTTAGCAGAATTGGCTAATGGAATTGCTGTTTTAGATTTTAAAGATATGCTTAACGATGTTGATTTGGTTTTAGAATGTGCTTCTCCAGATTCTGTTAAAACATATGCTCCTACAATTTTAGAACATGGATGTGACATGATTATTATGAGTATTGGAGCATTTATGGATAAAGAATTTTACATGAAAGCGTTAAAAATAGCTAAAGATAATAATGCTAGAATACATTTACCTTCAGGTGCTGTTGTAGGTTTAGATGGAATTAAAGCTGTAGCTAATTTTAATTTGGAAGAAGTAAATCTTGTAACACGCAAATCACCAAAGTCACTTGGAAAAGATATTAATACTGAAGAGGTACTGTTTGAAGGTAAAGCTTCTGATGCTGTTAAAAAGTTCCCATTTAATATTAATGTTGCTGCAACAATTAGTTTAGCTTGTAATCAGGATATTAATGTAAAAATTATTGTAGATCCTAAAGTAGATAGGAATGTTCATGAAATTACTGTTCGTGGAGATTTTGGTGAGTTTAAAACCACTACTATGAATTATCCTTGTTCTACTAATCCAAAAACAAGTATGTTAGCAGCACTTTCAGCTATTAAATTACTTAAAAGTTTCAATGAAACTATTAGTGTGGGAATGTAA
- a CDS encoding ATP-binding protein — MKLNEKIDVVKDMLANKKVAIGFSGGADSTLLAYLSSQVSKDTLAITIDNHLLPINFIDNTKEIAKTYNIKHEIIDLDFYNEEEFLKNTSERCFNCRDLMYTTIKRVARDNGFDFICDGNNISDLVNNRPGILITYRENFKTPFIKAKLTSKEIHEYLDKNNISYSKSTTCLATRIQTDTSLSKKNIERIKYCEDYILTNTNCKIVKLRNIGEFGIYEVDNPKEIMKDGKFKQINDELKSNGFKKIALNLTPIDDNEYISLDYVGGSFKYKLPFTINLKKTLHKLGNEIIFKSNKKIKLEKITIYSNGLIKGENFKSYDEALDKFMDVLSKLRRNV; from the coding sequence ATGAAGTTAAATGAAAAAATAGATGTTGTAAAAGACATGTTAGCTAATAAAAAGGTTGCAATTGGATTTTCGGGTGGTGCAGATAGTACTTTGCTTGCTTATCTTTCGTCACAGGTTAGTAAAGATACATTAGCCATTACAATTGATAATCATTTACTGCCCATTAATTTTATTGATAATACAAAAGAAATTGCTAAGACTTACAATATCAAGCATGAAATTATTGACTTAGATTTTTATAATGAGGAAGAATTTTTAAAAAATACTAGTGAAAGATGTTTTAATTGTAGAGATTTGATGTATACTACTATTAAAAGAGTTGCTCGAGATAATGGATTTGACTTTATCTGTGATGGCAACAATATTAGTGATTTAGTAAATAATAGGCCTGGAATACTTATTACTTATAGAGAAAATTTTAAAACACCTTTTATTAAAGCAAAACTTACTTCTAAGGAAATTCATGAATATTTAGATAAAAATAATATTAGTTATTCAAAATCAACTACTTGCCTTGCTACCCGAATTCAAACAGACACATCATTAAGCAAAAAAAATATTGAACGGATTAAATATTGTGAAGATTACATCTTAACGAATACAAATTGCAAAATAGTGAAACTTAGGAATATTGGGGAATTTGGTATATATGAAGTAGATAATCCTAAAGAAATCATGAAAGATGGTAAGTTTAAACAAATAAATGATGAATTAAAATCTAATGGATTTAAAAAAATAGCTTTAAATTTAACACCAATTGATGATAATGAATACATTAGTTTAGACTATGTTGGAGGTTCATTTAAATATAAGCTTCCATTTACAATAAACCTTAAAAAGACATTACATAAACTTGGAAATGAAATAATCTTTAAAAGTAATAAGAAAATAAAACTCGAAAAAATAACGATATACTCCAACGGATTAATAAAAGGAGAAAATTTTAAAAGTTATGATGAAGCTTTGGATAAATTTATGGATGTATTATCAAAATTAAGAAGAAATGTGTAA
- a CDS encoding site-2 protease family protein, protein MFKFTFNEIRDLIIAFFIISLCFALLYAGRDSNVVLSILPMVMVGVGLGFILHELGHKFTSMRYGYWAEFKLWPQGLILALITSLFGFVFAAPGAVYTYGNYITDEVNGKISVAGPVVNIILAIIFLIVASLVYPNAIHNSAFGQIFIVCSLGYSINSFLATFNLIPIGNLDGSKVLNWNSGVWIVTIAISGIMTYASMTMGVENIVRMLIGF, encoded by the coding sequence ATGTTTAAATTTACATTTAACGAAATAAGAGATTTAATTATAGCATTTTTCATTATTTCCCTTTGTTTTGCATTATTATATGCTGGAAGAGATTCAAATGTTGTATTATCCATCCTTCCCATGGTCATGGTTGGTGTAGGTCTTGGTTTTATCTTACACGAACTTGGACATAAGTTTACATCTATGAGATATGGTTATTGGGCTGAATTTAAATTATGGCCACAAGGATTAATATTAGCGCTTATTACATCTCTTTTTGGATTTGTATTTGCAGCTCCTGGTGCAGTTTACACTTATGGAAACTATATTACAGATGAAGTTAATGGAAAAATTTCCGTGGCTGGACCTGTTGTAAATATTATACTTGCAATAATATTTTTAATTGTAGCAAGCCTAGTTTATCCAAATGCAATACATAACAGTGCTTTTGGCCAAATATTCATAGTATGTTCCCTAGGTTATTCAATTAATAGTTTTTTGGCTACATTTAATTTAATTCCTATTGGAAACTTAGATGGTTCAAAAGTACTTAATTGGAATAGTGGAGTTTGGATTGTTACAATTGCCATTTCAGGAATTATGACTTACGCATCTATGACAATGGGTGTTGAAAATATAGTGAGAATGCTAATAGGATTTTAA
- a CDS encoding tRNA-binding protein encodes MWDTTKDYRILVASKAKENYLNLIPTASFRGNWNKKQAIDVAKTMNSDFQSLIYSYLEGDELVNSPNVATLIEKTKKIIECLGGDDWNKKFLNNAPKEDKQKTMENIAKVKFFLDTILGLKNRLALGPINDPIIGIDIKIGEVMSVTKHPNADSLMICNVNLRKKAITVVTNDLTIKEGINVGVSLLPPQTFMETVSEGMFLGMNGSILKDVDGELGEIPKGIPMESLNETRNLIESYLK; translated from the coding sequence TTGTGGGATACAACAAAAGATTATAGAATTTTAGTAGCTAGTAAAGCAAAAGAGAACTACTTAAATCTCATTCCAACAGCATCATTTAGAGGAAATTGGAATAAAAAACAAGCTATTGATGTAGCTAAAACCATGAATAGTGATTTTCAATCATTAATCTACTCTTACCTTGAGGGAGATGAACTTGTAAATTCTCCAAATGTAGCTACTTTAATTGAAAAAACCAAAAAAATCATTGAATGCTTAGGAGGAGATGACTGGAATAAAAAATTCTTAAATAATGCTCCTAAAGAAGATAAACAAAAAACAATGGAGAATATTGCTAAGGTAAAATTTTTCTTAGATACTATATTAGGACTTAAAAATAGGTTAGCGCTTGGTCCAATTAATGATCCCATTATAGGAATAGATATAAAAATTGGAGAAGTTATGAGTGTTACTAAACATCCAAATGCTGATTCATTAATGATTTGTAATGTTAATTTAAGAAAAAAAGCTATTACAGTTGTAACTAATGATTTAACTATCAAAGAAGGAATAAATGTTGGAGTATCATTATTACCACCACAAACATTTATGGAAACTGTTAGTGAAGGAATGTTTTTAGGAATGAATGGAAGCATTCTAAAAGATGTTGATGGAGAACTTGGCGAAATACCAAAAGGAATACCAATGGAATCCCTTAATGAAACACGTAACCTTATTGAATCTTATTTAAAATAA